The following is a genomic window from Sphingobacterium spiritivorum.
AAACTCTGAACCCGAATACCATGCAATGAACAACTCAGTCAGATAAGCGATACCTACGATAGAACCTGTGATCATAATAATCTTGTTCATCGCCTCGATATGGAACATCGTGATATAATCTTCGAAGTTCATGACTTTACGAAGGATCAGCAATAATGTCTGTACCATCGCAAAACCTGAGAAGATCGCACCTGCCACGAAATATGGAGGGAAGATCGTTGTATGCCATCCCGGAATAACAGAAGTTGCAAAGTCCATGGATACAATGGTGTGTACCGAAAGTACAAGTGGAGTAGAGATACCTGCAAGGATCAAAGAGATGATCTCAAATCGTTGCCAGGTTTTTACTGAACCATTCCATCCGAAAGATAATACTTTATAGACTTTTTGTTTCATTCCTGTAGCACGGTCACGTACAGTAGCGATATCCGGTAACAGACCACAGTACCAGAATACTAAGGAAACTGTGAAATATGTTGAGATCGCGAATGCATCCCATACCAGCGGAGAGTTAAAGTTAACCCAAAGTGATCCGAATTGATTTGGTAACGGGAAAATCCAGTATGCTAACCATGGACGTCCCATGTGAGCTACGACATAGGTAGCGGCACAGATAACGGCGAAGATTGTCATCGCCTCTGCAGAACGGTTAATCGAGTTACGCCAGTTTTGACGGAAGATTAACAATACTGCTGAAATCAGTGTACCTGCGTGACCGATACCTACCCACCATACGAAGTCGGTGATATCCCATGCCCAACCCACTGTTTTGTTAAGCCCCCAGGCACCGATACCGGTCCAAAAGGTATAACTTACACTCACTACCCATAATAAAGCGCCAAGGGCTGCAACGGTAAAACCGATCCACCATGCTTTATTAGGTTTATTTTCAACTGGCAGTAGAATATCATCCGTGATCTTAGCATAGGTGATATCACGACCAGTCATTAATGGTTCTCTTAATATTGATTCGTTATGCGATGACATAGTTTTTTTTATTTCAAGTATTGAACAAGATTAAGCCTCAAAAGTGTTTCTAACTTTTGTCATATAACCAATACCTGGTTGTACGTTGATTTCTTCAAGAACATAGTAAACGCGTTCGTTACGTAATGCTTTTGAAACTTCTGACTCTGGATCGTTTGCGTCTCCGAAGATGATAGCATTTGCAGAACAAGCTGCCTGACATGCCATTTTAATATCACCGTCTTTAACTTTACGGTTTTCCATTTTCGCATGCAATTTACCCGCCTGTATACGTTGGATACACATAGAACATTTTTCCATTACCCCGCGTGAACGAGAAGTAACATCTGGATTCAATACTAATTGTGTAAACTCGTTATTCAGGTAATTGTCGAAACGGGAATCATTCCAGTAGTTGAACCAGTTGAAACGACGTACTTTATAAGGACAGTTGTTCGCACAGTAACGTGTACCGAAACAACGGTTATAAGCCATATGGTTAAGACCTTCAGAAGAGTGAACAGTCGCCAGTACCGGACATACAGTCTCACATGGTGCGTGAGCACAGTGCTGACATAACATCGGCTGGTGTACTACTGTTACGTTTTCGAAATCTTTGATATGTGCAATTTCTTTCTCTTTCGTATATTCTTTACCCTCTTCTTCAATCGTGTAATAACGGTCAATACGTAACCAGTGCATCTCACGACGACGACGTACCTCATCACGACCTACAACAGGAATATTATTTTCAACGTTACATGCTACGATACATGAACCACAACCTGTACATGCATTCAGGTCGATCGCCATTACCCATTTGTGACCAGGTTGCTCAAATTTGTTCCACAAATCATACGTTTTGTGGTTATCCGAGAATTTACCTGATTCAGAAGCCGGGTTTTTAAGATATTGTGCAAATGAAGTCTCACGGATAATGTTACGGCCTTCAATTGTGTGGTGTGTCTGTGTCTGTGCTAATTCATAAGTACCGGATGCTTTGGTCACTTTTGCTTTTGACACAAACTGTACAGTACCGTTGATCAGGCTTGCAAACGGATAAGCGTTCACCCCTACTCCGTTACCTGCTTTACCGACTTTCTCACGTCCGAAACCTATTGCAACAGATACCGTCTTCATCGCCTGTCCAGGTTGAAGAAGAACAGGAAGATCTACTTTATAACCGTTTGCTTCTACTGTCACGATACCATTCTCCCCTATGCCCAGCTCCTCTGCATATGCAGGATTAAGTGCAGCATAGTTATCCCATGTTACTTTAGATACCGGATCAGGTAACTCTAACAGGTAAGCGTTATTTCCGTAGCGGCCATCACGAACTGTAGTAGGTTCGTATAATTTCAGCTCTACATCACCTGCAATATTTTTTGCCGCTGCAGCGATTGCAGAAACAGCGGTATTTACATTACCGGCAAAAGCTGCAGCAATACCTGAAGCTGTTCCTTTGAATACGAAACCAGTTTGTAAAACATCTTTCCATGTTTTACCTGATCCCGGAAGGATTGCAGATTCCCATGTTTGTTTTACGAAGTCGTAAATATTTGTAGTATCACCTGACCAGATCAGCAAACTTTGTTCTGCCTGTCTGGTGTTGAATACCGGATTGATTGTCGGTTGTACGATAGTGTAATATCCTTCTGTAGCAGAAGCATCACCCCATGATTCAAGGAATGTACTGTTAGGAGCAATAGCTTTCAATAGAGAAGCAGTCTCATCTGCACGATCTGAGAAAGAAAGGCTGAATTCTACTTTTGCCAATGCATCTTTTACATCACTTGCTTTGAAATAACTATAGACAGGGTTAGTATCTAAGAAGAATGCTACTCCTACCTGACCAGATTTAGCATCTGCCAGGAATTGCTGGAAAGCAGCATCAGATCCCTGATGTTGTTTGCTGAAGTTATTAAGATCGATAACAGGTCCGTAAGCGTTCAGAGCTGCATTGATCGCATTGACCAACACCTGTACATTCACGTCATTAGATCCTGAAACGACTACAGAAGCACCTTTATTAGCTAACAATTCTTTGGAAGCCAATTTAATTGCTGTCTGTGCTTTTTGTACTGTTATACCACCAGCAAGGCTTGAGCCTGTGATCTCATTATACAGCGAGATCAGAACAGCTCCTTCTTCTGAAGGTTTGATTGCAATACGAACATCGGCATTTGTTCCGGTCATACTTAATCCGGATTCAAACTGGATGTGACGTGACATTTTACCATTTTTCAATGATTTGTAGTCACGGTTTTTCATATAGTCCTGCGTATGTTCTTCACCAGCCAACCAACTTCCCAGGAAGTCTGCAGCTACTGAAACTACGACCTGTGCTTTATCAAAATGATAAGTCGGGATCACGGCTTTACCGAAGCTTTGATTATTTGCTTCTGTAATACCGTTGTAAGATACTGCATCTACCTGAACCAGATTGGCAGTAGGATATTTACCCGTTAATTTTGCGATTGCGGCTAAAGTAGAAGGACTGTTGATCGTGGAAGCAACAATTGTAATTTTCTTGCCAGCAGCAGCAGCTTTATCCAAAGCGGCTTTTACTGTGCTATCCAATTTAGACCACTCAACGTCTTTACCTCCGATTTGAGGATTCTGAACTTTAGACATGTCGTACAGATCCAACACCGATGCTGATGTTGCAGCGTCTGTACCCTGAGTCAAACCGACAGAATTCGGATTTGCCTCTAATGAGATCGGACGGCCTTCACGTGTTCTTACTAATACACTCTGTCCGTTGAAAGACGAAGCATAAAAGTTAGGTATACCCGGAGTTACCTCCTCAGGTTTGATCACGTAAGGCACAGCCTTATGCACTGGTGTACGGTTACAAGCTGCTAAAGTTACAGCACCTAAACCAAAGCCCAATGCTTTTAAGAAATCACGGCGAGGAGTTTTAGTGCTCAAGCCGGCTTCATTCAATACATCTTCTACAGGAATTGATTCGGCAAACTCTCCCTTGCTGTTTTTTACAAAAGCAGGCGTTTGATGCAATTCTTCCAAACCTTTCCAATATTTCTTGTTGCTATCCATTTAAGCTGTATATATAAGATTGCGTATTCCTAAATAATAATTATTAATAGTGACATTTACCACATTCCAGACCACCAATCATCGCTGCAGTCATCTTCTCACCTTTTTTCAATTTCTCGTGAGCTTCAATTAACTGGTCATAGTATTTATTGTCAGTATTTACTTCTGTTTTTCTGTGACAGTCTACACACCATTTCATGGTTAACTGTGAATACTGGTACACTTCTTCCATATCCTGAATAGGACCGTGACATGTCTGACATTCTACTCCTGCTACCACTACGTGTTGCGAGTGATTGAAGTAAGCAAAGTCTGGCAGATTGTGAATACGGATCCACTGGATCGGACTAGGATTATCGCCATACTGACGTGTATCCGGATTGTAATCCAATGCCTTGTAGATTTTCGCGATTTCAGGCGAGATCTCACCATCGTAGTGCTCAGATGCTGTTACTGTATTGTGACAGTTCATACATACATTCGCAGATGGAATAGAAGCATTCTTGGATTTGAAAGCACCTCCGTGACAATACTGACATTCGATCTTATTCACACCAGCGTGTAGTTGGTGAGAGAATTTGATTGGCTGTACAGGCTTGTATCCTTCGTGCACACCGATATTCCACATTGTTTTCCAACCGGCAACTGATAATACAGCTACGATCATCAACACAGCAAAGAATACCAGTTTCTTGTTTTTGACAAAGCTTTTCGCAAATGCCAGGTAGCGGCTGTCTGTACCAGTACCAAGATTGGCATCTTCAGCAATCTGATTTTTAGCGATTACTTTCTCTAATGTTTTAGAAACACGATTCAGTAATACAATCACCACCAATGCCAACAGGATAATACCTGCCATACCAAGGATAGACCAGTTAGAAGCTCCTGTATTCTCTACAGCAGCACCTCCTTTAGCGCCTCCCTTTTCCGGATTGTCAGCTTTTGCACTTTCAGCATCGATGTATGCCAATACACTTTTGATTTGATCGTCAGACAAATCTGTGAATGCAGTCATCACCGATTTGTTGTACTCTTCAAAAATGGCTATCGCATCCGGATCACCGGAAGCGATTAACGCTTGCGAGTTTCTAACCCATTTGATCAACCATTCCTGATCTTTGGTTTTTGTAATGTCCTTCAAAGCCGGACCAACTAATTTTCTGTTAATCGCGTGACAAGATGTACATTTAGATTTGAAGATAGCTTCACCTTCCTTAGCATCTTGCGCATGCGACACAGTCGTAACGGCAAATAACAATACCAAACTAACTGATATTGACTTCGCAAGTCTTCCCAAAACGGATGAGATATTTCTCATATTTAGCACTTTATACTATTTATTTATGAATATAAAAATTTTTAATCCGACTATATAAGAAGACACTCCTCCCATATAGTGCCACAAAAGTATAACTTATTAAGCAATCGCTGACAATTTCATGACGTAATTTATCAATTTATAATCATTCTAAACAAATTGGATTTTTCGCCCCTCACGATTCATGGTAGAACAACTGTTTTTATAGCTCTGTTCAACGGATTTAACGTTATTTTTGTTTTTCTGATGACAAATATACCCCAATATATTAGGATATTTACTGCTGGAAACAGACAAATATTCGGCAAAACCAAAGCCCTGAAAAAGCGAATCGCCGTGTCATCATAAACTAAAGTAATGACAGTCATTTTATGCTAAGAAAATTATTTATATCCCTCTCTGTCATACTGTCTTTATGGATCATTGGCACCACGTTTGCAACCGGTTCATTTTACTCCGGAGAAAATACTAGGGATAC
Proteins encoded in this region:
- a CDS encoding TAT-variant-translocated molybdopterin oxidoreductase, with translation MDSNKKYWKGLEELHQTPAFVKNSKGEFAESIPVEDVLNEAGLSTKTPRRDFLKALGFGLGAVTLAACNRTPVHKAVPYVIKPEEVTPGIPNFYASSFNGQSVLVRTREGRPISLEANPNSVGLTQGTDAATSASVLDLYDMSKVQNPQIGGKDVEWSKLDSTVKAALDKAAAAGKKITIVASTINSPSTLAAIAKLTGKYPTANLVQVDAVSYNGITEANNQSFGKAVIPTYHFDKAQVVVSVAADFLGSWLAGEEHTQDYMKNRDYKSLKNGKMSRHIQFESGLSMTGTNADVRIAIKPSEEGAVLISLYNEITGSSLAGGITVQKAQTAIKLASKELLANKGASVVVSGSNDVNVQVLVNAINAALNAYGPVIDLNNFSKQHQGSDAAFQQFLADAKSGQVGVAFFLDTNPVYSYFKASDVKDALAKVEFSLSFSDRADETASLLKAIAPNSTFLESWGDASATEGYYTIVQPTINPVFNTRQAEQSLLIWSGDTTNIYDFVKQTWESAILPGSGKTWKDVLQTGFVFKGTASGIAAAFAGNVNTAVSAIAAAAKNIAGDVELKLYEPTTVRDGRYGNNAYLLELPDPVSKVTWDNYAALNPAYAEELGIGENGIVTVEANGYKVDLPVLLQPGQAMKTVSVAIGFGREKVGKAGNGVGVNAYPFASLINGTVQFVSKAKVTKASGTYELAQTQTHHTIEGRNIIRETSFAQYLKNPASESGKFSDNHKTYDLWNKFEQPGHKWVMAIDLNACTGCGSCIVACNVENNIPVVGRDEVRRRREMHWLRIDRYYTIEEEGKEYTKEKEIAHIKDFENVTVVHQPMLCQHCAHAPCETVCPVLATVHSSEGLNHMAYNRCFGTRYCANNCPYKVRRFNWFNYWNDSRFDNYLNNEFTQLVLNPDVTSRSRGVMEKCSMCIQRIQAGKLHAKMENRKVKDGDIKMACQAACSANAIIFGDANDPESEVSKALRNERVYYVLEEINVQPGIGYMTKVRNTFEA
- the nrfD gene encoding NrfD/PsrC family molybdoenzyme membrane anchor subunit: MSSHNESILREPLMTGRDITYAKITDDILLPVENKPNKAWWIGFTVAALGALLWVVSVSYTFWTGIGAWGLNKTVGWAWDITDFVWWVGIGHAGTLISAVLLIFRQNWRNSINRSAEAMTIFAVICAATYVVAHMGRPWLAYWIFPLPNQFGSLWVNFNSPLVWDAFAISTYFTVSLVFWYCGLLPDIATVRDRATGMKQKVYKVLSFGWNGSVKTWQRFEIISLILAGISTPLVLSVHTIVSMDFATSVIPGWHTTIFPPYFVAGAIFSGFAMVQTLLLILRKVMNFEDYITMFHIEAMNKIIMITGSIVGIAYLTELFIAWYSGSEFEMYAFENRIAGPYAWAYWSMMTCNVISPQLFWFKKIRTSIPISWVLSIVVNIGMWFERFVIIVTSLHRDYLPSSWAMFYPTWTDVGIFVGSIGLFFTLFLLFLRFLPGIAIAEVKLLLKSSSLQHKTKLVKEGAFPEEQVAFFRDSLEKYDSVTEQDIKELQK
- a CDS encoding cytochrome c3 family protein, which produces MRNISSVLGRLAKSISVSLVLLFAVTTVSHAQDAKEGEAIFKSKCTSCHAINRKLVGPALKDITKTKDQEWLIKWVRNSQALIASGDPDAIAIFEEYNKSVMTAFTDLSDDQIKSVLAYIDAESAKADNPEKGGAKGGAAVENTGASNWSILGMAGIILLALVVIVLLNRVSKTLEKVIAKNQIAEDANLGTGTDSRYLAFAKSFVKNKKLVFFAVLMIVAVLSVAGWKTMWNIGVHEGYKPVQPIKFSHQLHAGVNKIECQYCHGGAFKSKNASIPSANVCMNCHNTVTASEHYDGEISPEIAKIYKALDYNPDTRQYGDNPSPIQWIRIHNLPDFAYFNHSQHVVVAGVECQTCHGPIQDMEEVYQYSQLTMKWCVDCHRKTEVNTDNKYYDQLIEAHEKLKKGEKMTAAMIGGLECGKCHY